The following are encoded in a window of Methanofastidiosum sp. genomic DNA:
- the glnA gene encoding type I glutamate--ammonia ligase has protein sequence MDKEQVKKIIKDKNIKYVRLQFVDMLGIPKNFSISVDLLDSVFESGMGFDSSSIKGFTDISHSDSVLMPDPNTFKIIPWLDEARIICDVCYPTTLKPFEGDPRSLLKKEIQKLAEDKMEFYLGPEIEFHLLKEENGKLVPHDSGGYADFAPLDLGEEIRNKAGLYMQMMGVKSEITHHEVGDGQHEIDFRFKESALEAADDVITYKQVVKNIAAKEGLVVTYMPKPFYGQAGNGMHCHQSVFQNGRNIFYDPKTKNLSDKGRWYVGGILKHAKALTAICSPSVNSYKRLVPGYEAPVYISWGWANRTTLVRLPGYDPTNEKALRLEFRSPDPTCNPYLAFTAMLKAGMDGIENQIEPPEPVDYDIFELSMAELEERGIETLPINLGEAIKELEKDKVVRESLGKHIYEKYIEHKKKVWKDYSMYVTDWEFQKYLRY, from the coding sequence ACCAAAGAACTTTTCAATATCTGTAGACCTTCTGGACTCTGTATTCGAATCTGGAATGGGTTTTGATAGTTCTTCAATTAAGGGATTTACAGATATATCCCACAGCGACAGCGTTTTGATGCCAGACCCTAACACATTCAAAATAATTCCGTGGCTTGATGAAGCAAGGATAATATGTGATGTATGTTACCCAACAACTTTGAAACCTTTTGAGGGTGACCCGAGGAGTCTTTTAAAAAAGGAAATACAAAAGCTTGCAGAAGACAAAATGGAATTTTATCTTGGGCCTGAAATTGAGTTTCACTTATTAAAAGAAGAAAACGGGAAACTTGTACCTCATGATTCAGGAGGCTATGCAGATTTTGCACCTCTTGACCTGGGAGAAGAAATTAGAAACAAAGCCGGCCTATACATGCAAATGATGGGTGTCAAAAGCGAGATCACCCACCACGAAGTAGGAGATGGTCAGCACGAAATTGATTTTAGATTTAAGGAAAGTGCCCTTGAAGCAGCAGATGACGTTATCACATACAAACAAGTAGTAAAAAACATAGCCGCTAAAGAGGGGCTTGTAGTTACTTATATGCCAAAACCATTCTACGGTCAAGCTGGAAACGGTATGCACTGCCACCAAAGTGTATTCCAAAACGGTAGAAACATATTTTACGACCCAAAGACAAAGAATTTGTCCGACAAGGGTAGATGGTACGTAGGTGGAATTTTAAAGCATGCTAAAGCACTAACAGCAATTTGCTCTCCATCTGTAAACTCCTATAAGAGATTAGTTCCAGGATATGAAGCTCCTGTTTATATCTCATGGGGATGGGCTAACAGGACAACTCTAGTACGATTGCCTGGATACGACCCAACTAATGAAAAGGCTTTGAGGCTAGAGTTTAGATCTCCTGACCCAACTTGTAACCCCTACCTTGCGTTTACAGCTATGCTAAAAGCTGGAATGGATGGAATTGAAAATCAGATTGAGCCACCTGAACCAGTTGACTACGATATATTCGAGTTATCAATGGCCGAGTTAGAGGAAAGAGGTATAGAAACCTTACCAATAAACCTTGGAGAGGCCATAAAAGAACTGGAAAAGGATAAGGTAGTAAGAGAATCCCTTGGGAAGCATATATACGAGAAATATATTGAACACAAGAAGAAGGTCTGGAAAGACTACTCGATGTACGTAACCGACTGGGAATTCCAAAAATATCTCAGATATTGA
- the dph5 gene encoding diphthine synthase, whose protein sequence is MLYLIGLGLSEKDLSLKAFELLDKINNIYVDTYTNYFDFDLLWLEKALNKEVIPLSRDDIEKNPVFLETAKFEDVALLISGDPLVATTHTDILLRSIKKGVKTKIFHASSIYSAIAETGLHIYRFGKTASIPYPEENFFPRSFYDVIIENKERNLHTMLLLDVKREKNLFMNPREAMDILKKIDENKNIKEIIVISRISHDDQRIVYGDIEELAGFNNEFYGLPPHTLVVPAELHFAEEEYLLSLAEIYKNSKNK, encoded by the coding sequence ATGTTATACCTTATAGGCCTTGGGCTGTCAGAAAAAGACCTTTCATTGAAAGCCTTTGAATTATTGGATAAAATCAATAATATTTACGTGGATACTTACACTAATTATTTTGATTTTGATCTTCTATGGCTTGAAAAGGCCCTAAATAAAGAAGTGATTCCTCTTTCTAGAGATGACATAGAAAAGAATCCTGTGTTTCTGGAGACTGCAAAATTTGAGGATGTAGCACTTCTTATATCCGGAGACCCTCTTGTTGCAACAACTCACACAGATATTCTATTAAGATCTATAAAAAAGGGAGTTAAAACAAAAATATTTCACGCTTCCTCAATTTATTCAGCGATTGCTGAAACTGGCCTCCATATTTATAGATTTGGAAAAACTGCGAGTATACCCTACCCCGAGGAAAACTTCTTCCCAAGAAGCTTTTATGATGTAATAATTGAAAATAAAGAAAGAAATCTCCATACAATGCTGTTGCTCGATGTAAAGCGGGAGAAAAATCTCTTTATGAATCCAAGAGAAGCAATGGATATACTAAAAAAGATTGATGAAAACAAAAATATTAAAGAAATTATTGTAATTTCAAGGATTAGTCACGATGATCAAAGAATCGTATACGGGGATATAGAGGAATTAGCTGGGTTCAATAATGAATTCTACGGCTTACCCCCCCATACTTTAGTTGTTCCTGCAGAGTTGCACTTTGCTGAAGAAGAATATCTCTTAAGCCTTGCAGAAATATATAAAAACAGTAAAAATAAATAA
- a CDS encoding tRNA pseudouridine(54/55) synthase Pus10, with translation MILKTSKDILREIVLCDHCLGRQFGKISISTNERRGKVIRNLLICLNPELSTKFNKQKPCFLCDNIFERTEGVLRNISPDFEFFTFHVGTKIPEEIMKKEEMLKEKYGLQYQESIKQELNRELGKEIGAIIGKEFKREKEDVTILLHPYDSKVEYVINPLFIYGRYNKLVRGIPQTKWFCTKCKGRGCPKCGNTGKMYDVSVEELISELFLKETKGTDSSFHGAGREDIDVLMLGNGRPFVLEIKSPKIRDIDLQKLELEVNQINEGKVRISDLCFVEKEVVEKIKNTHMRKTYLAEIDACLTEEEKKKIEEFFIDRDIYQETPNRVVHRRADKTRIRKVYKVLTSKENCSSLEIYCDGGLYIKELISGDEERTNPSIAELLGKNIKCVLLNVISIEEKV, from the coding sequence ATGATATTGAAAACTTCTAAGGATATTCTAAGAGAGATTGTTCTCTGCGATCATTGCCTTGGAAGACAGTTTGGAAAGATTTCAATATCTACAAATGAGAGGAGAGGCAAAGTAATACGTAATTTATTGATTTGCTTGAATCCTGAACTATCAACTAAATTTAACAAACAAAAACCCTGTTTTCTTTGCGACAATATTTTTGAAAGAACAGAGGGCGTTCTAAGAAATATCTCACCTGATTTTGAGTTTTTTACATTTCATGTGGGCACAAAGATTCCTGAAGAGATCATGAAAAAAGAGGAAATGCTCAAGGAGAAATATGGCCTTCAGTACCAGGAAAGTATCAAACAGGAGCTAAATAGGGAACTTGGAAAAGAGATAGGGGCCATTATAGGGAAGGAATTCAAAAGAGAAAAAGAAGACGTAACTATACTTCTGCACCCATACGATTCAAAAGTTGAGTATGTTATTAATCCATTATTTATTTATGGCCGTTACAACAAGCTAGTTAGGGGAATCCCGCAGACCAAATGGTTTTGTACAAAGTGCAAAGGTCGTGGATGTCCAAAGTGTGGCAATACTGGAAAAATGTATGATGTAAGCGTTGAAGAGTTAATATCCGAGTTGTTCTTAAAAGAAACTAAAGGTACGGATTCATCTTTTCATGGCGCAGGTAGAGAAGACATCGATGTTTTAATGCTTGGGAACGGTAGACCATTTGTTCTAGAAATAAAATCTCCAAAAATCCGAGATATTGATCTTCAAAAGCTAGAACTAGAAGTAAATCAAATTAATGAAGGGAAAGTGAGAATTTCAGATCTTTGCTTTGTTGAAAAGGAAGTAGTTGAGAAAATAAAAAATACCCATATGAGAAAAACTTACTTGGCAGAGATTGATGCATGTTTAACTGAAGAAGAAAAGAAAAAAATAGAGGAATTTTTCATAGACAGAGACATATATCAGGAGACCCCGAACAGAGTTGTACATAGAAGAGCTGATAAAACAAGAATTAGAAAGGTTTATAAAGTTCTTACCTCTAAGGAAAATTGCTCGTCACTAGAGATATACTGTGATGGTGGACTTTATATAAAAGAACTTATCTCTGGAGATGAGGAGAGAACAAATCCCAGTATTGCAGAATTATTGGGTAAGAATATAAAGTGTGTATTGCTAAATGTAATTAGTATTGAAGAGAAGGTGTAA
- a CDS encoding 50S ribosomal protein L21e: MARKSHGFRIKTRGKLSKDVRTRGKVPVSRILQVFDVGDSVHVILEPSVHKGMPFPRFHGKTGKVVGKRGSAYLLSVMDGNKEKTVISRPEHMKKQVF, encoded by the coding sequence ATGGCTAGAAAATCTCATGGTTTCAGAATAAAGACAAGAGGTAAACTATCAAAAGATGTGAGAACAAGAGGAAAAGTTCCTGTATCAAGAATCCTTCAGGTATTTGATGTGGGTGACTCCGTTCATGTTATTTTAGAACCATCTGTCCATAAAGGTATGCCCTTCCCAAGATTTCACGGGAAAACAGGCAAGGTAGTCGGAAAGAGGGGTTCAGCTTATCTACTTTCTGTAATGGATGGAAATAAAGAAAAGACTGTTATTTCAAGACCTGAACATATGAAGAAACAGGTATTTTAA
- a CDS encoding RNA polymerase Rpb4 family protein, which produces MIGKEIISEDIVPITKVKEILSSRAEKIELGYEQGISLDYTNKFSKMEIEDIEKVTAELTEKVPRLKKENIIKIVDIVPEDKKDIEVIFSKERLILDEEEVKSILEVIAKYKK; this is translated from the coding sequence ATGATAGGAAAGGAAATAATCTCTGAAGATATTGTTCCAATAACAAAAGTAAAAGAGATACTTTCCAGTAGAGCTGAAAAAATCGAATTGGGATATGAACAAGGGATTTCATTAGATTATACAAATAAATTCAGCAAAATGGAAATTGAGGATATAGAAAAAGTCACCGCCGAACTTACAGAAAAAGTTCCAAGGTTAAAAAAGGAAAATATAATTAAAATAGTTGATATTGTTCCAGAAGACAAGAAAGATATCGAAGTAATATTCTCAAAAGAAAGATTAATATTGGACGAAGAGGAAGTAAAATCCATATTGGAAGTAATTGCAAAATATAAAAAATAA
- a CDS encoding DUF655 domain-containing protein, with amino-acid sequence MMMRTGIFEEYGIVLDYLPQGLPGENLPPHKRTPIAHIIGENYFSLLEVVPSEDLSMYERVFIGKGKRDKIARVKKRLRYNELSTTAKGELRFIVEKIVSENEQKFVEFFTTSGPISIRYHKLELLPGLGKKLMNEILDERKKGPFKSFSDIKDRVPSIPDPKKMIINRIINEMQEVDRYSIFVSRPPKEME; translated from the coding sequence ATGATGATGAGAACTGGCATTTTTGAGGAGTACGGAATAGTTCTGGATTACCTGCCACAGGGCCTTCCAGGCGAAAATCTCCCACCTCATAAGAGAACACCTATTGCACATATAATAGGTGAAAATTATTTCTCATTGCTAGAGGTAGTTCCATCAGAAGATCTTTCAATGTATGAAAGAGTTTTCATAGGTAAAGGAAAAAGGGATAAAATAGCTCGAGTTAAAAAAAGACTTCGCTATAATGAGCTAAGCACAACAGCAAAGGGCGAATTAAGATTTATTGTAGAAAAGATAGTATCTGAAAATGAGCAAAAATTTGTCGAGTTTTTCACTACTTCAGGCCCCATATCAATTAGATACCACAAGCTTGAACTTTTACCAGGGCTTGGGAAAAAATTGATGAATGAGATCCTAGACGAAAGGAAAAAAGGACCATTCAAATCATTTAGCGATATAAAAGATAGAGTTCCATCTATACCAGATCCTAAAAAAATGATTATAAATAGAATAATCAATGAAATGCAAGAAGTTGATAGATATTCTATTTTTGTAAGCAGACCCCCAAAAGAGATGGAATGA